In one Lolium rigidum isolate FL_2022 chromosome 3, APGP_CSIRO_Lrig_0.1, whole genome shotgun sequence genomic region, the following are encoded:
- the LOC124697130 gene encoding protein Barley B recombinant-like: protein MDDDGSLGIRNWGFYETMKGNLGLQLMSSVTGDHRDTKPLLPNGTFLQHHGHHNVQHHPQHSHHPRGYGGCEPSGGMPTEQPAIHMDFVRNEAWVHPSQHQHQHQHPREQKVLHSVPVGPAGHNGHPGHAVHHHPASFGMLQDARGMQDGRGAHTLQMMQPQEPPPEEEHVTPPLIEEHSVAGNKPPAKKRQQGRQPKSPKPKKPRKVATPQEDGAPKSRTPRSRGPIKPLGMVINGIDFDISRIATPVCSCTGTPQQCYRWGAGGWQSACCTTSISTYPLPMNTKRRGARIAGRKMSQGAFKKVLEKLAGEGYNLNNPIDLKTFWAKHGTNKFVTIR from the coding sequence ATGGACGACGACGGCAGCTTAGGCATTCGGAATTGGGGCTTCTATGAGACCATGAAAGGCAACCTTGGCCTGCAGCTGATGTCATCAGTGACCGGTGACCACCGGGACACAAAGCCGCTGCTCCCCAATGGCACCTTCTTGCAGCACCATGGACACCACAACGTCCAGCACCACCCACAacattcacatcacccccgtggtTATGGTGGCTGCGAACCCTCTGGTGGCATGCCCACCGAGCAGCCGGCTATTCACATGGACTTTGTGCGCAATGAGGCCTGGGTGCACCCCTCGCAGCATCAGCATCAGCATCAACATCCCCGCGAGCAGAAGGTCCTTCATTCTGTCCCTGTTGGGCCTGCTGGTCATAATGGACATCCTGGACATGCTGTGCATCACCACCCTGCCAGTTTCGGGATGCTGCAAGATGCGCGTGGAATGCAAGATGGGCGTGGTGCGCACACTCTTCAGATGATGCAGCCACAAGAGCCTCCTCCCGAGGAGGAGCACGTAACCCCACCGTTGATTGAAGAGCATTCTGTGGCTGGAAACAAGCCGCCTGCAAAGAAGAGGCAGCAAGGTCGTCAGCCAAAGTCCCCTAAGCCGAAGAAGCCTAGGAAGGTTGCTACTCCACAAGAAGATGGGGCACCCAAGAGCCGTACACCCCGAAGTAGGGGTCCTATCAAGCCTTTGGGAATGGTGATTAATGGTATTGATTTTGACATTTCAAGGATAGCAACACCTGTGTGCTCATGCACTGGAACTCCCCAGCAGTGCTACCGCTGGGGTGCAGGTGGCTGGCAGTCCGCATGCTGCACAACTTCTATTTCAACCTATCCGCTGCCAATGAACACAAAGCGCCGGGGCGCACGTATTGCTGGAAGGAAGATGAGCCAAGGTGCATTCAAAAaggttcttgagaagcttgctgGTGAAGGGTACAACCTTAATAACCCAATTGACCTGAAGACCTTCTGGGCCAAGCATGGCACAAACAAGTTTGTAACGATCAGGTAA